The following proteins are co-located in the Bdellovibrionales bacterium genome:
- a CDS encoding helix-turn-helix domain-containing protein — MKLSDNLVKIDQLSNALGIPKSTIYYLVHRRRIPHYKVGGALRFNLDEVLKHYPASADKILINL, encoded by the coding sequence ATGAAGCTGTCTGACAACCTGGTGAAAATCGACCAACTTTCCAATGCGCTAGGGATTCCTAAATCCACTATATACTACCTGGTACACCGTCGGCGCATACCACACTATAAGGTGGGAGGGGCCCTGCGATTTAACCTCGATGAGGTATTGAAACATTACCCCGCATCCGCGGATAAAATTCTAATAAATCTCTAG
- a CDS encoding helicase RepA family protein: MTPVERARKYVRLIPGGLEGDGGYKNLFTTACILARDFNLAVKDALPILKEYNERCLPPWEERDLLENYNKALKYGKRDIGSKNSSVKAINKSRTENSALSMWTMSDFIKLNLPKPIWIVEGLFCLGGVSMIASKPKVGKSSLMLWMSLCISRGQDFLGRKCLKYKVIYLALEGNLGQLQCDLRNLSASEEDILIFHGSLKEKGFEAFSESVKQNSPCVVIVDTLGKALDVKDLNDYTEVYNALEPFVKLTRETNSLIIFTHHQNKGDSDSDNSILGSTALLASLDTYFALKKDRNNKRYFSTTQRYGDSVEDCLIQMSEDKSFSSAGDRTHVYQSEIEVRIMSTLKNTGPQSEPDLLTMVTGKTKTMKTALRVLEKQGKVSRTGTGKKNSPFIYEVPSKDISKGTSNG, translated from the coding sequence ATGACACCAGTTGAACGCGCAAGAAAATATGTGAGGCTTATACCGGGCGGACTTGAGGGAGACGGGGGATACAAGAACCTCTTTACTACGGCTTGCATATTAGCGCGGGATTTTAATCTTGCTGTGAAGGACGCGCTGCCAATTCTCAAAGAGTACAACGAAAGGTGCCTTCCTCCCTGGGAGGAAAGAGATTTACTGGAAAATTATAACAAGGCTCTTAAGTATGGGAAGCGCGACATCGGGTCTAAAAACAGTTCAGTGAAGGCGATAAATAAAAGCCGTACGGAAAATTCTGCGTTGTCGATGTGGACAATGTCCGATTTTATAAAACTAAATCTGCCCAAGCCTATCTGGATAGTTGAGGGACTATTTTGTTTAGGCGGCGTATCGATGATAGCCAGTAAACCCAAAGTTGGAAAATCCAGTCTTATGCTATGGATGTCTTTGTGTATTTCGCGAGGTCAGGATTTTTTGGGAAGGAAATGTCTAAAGTATAAGGTTATCTATCTGGCACTTGAGGGTAATCTTGGCCAACTACAATGTGACTTGCGGAACTTAAGTGCTTCGGAAGAAGATATTTTGATCTTTCATGGAAGTCTCAAGGAAAAAGGTTTTGAGGCATTTTCGGAATCCGTAAAGCAGAACTCACCTTGCGTAGTTATCGTAGACACTTTAGGGAAGGCTTTGGATGTAAAGGATTTAAATGATTACACCGAAGTATATAACGCTTTAGAGCCTTTCGTTAAGCTCACAAGAGAAACGAATTCACTAATTATTTTCACTCATCACCAGAACAAAGGTGACTCCGACTCTGATAATAGCATCTTGGGCTCAACGGCTCTTCTTGCCTCACTGGATACTTACTTCGCTCTAAAGAAAGACCGCAATAATAAGCGCTACTTCAGTACTACCCAGCGGTATGGCGATAGTGTCGAAGATTGTTTAATCCAAATGAGTGAAGACAAGTCTTTTTCTAGTGCGGGAGATAGGACTCATGTTTACCAAAGCGAAATCGAAGTAAGAATAATGTCCACGCTTAAAAATACGGGTCCTCAATCTGAACCGGACTTGTTGACGATGGTTACAGGAAAGACAAAAACCATGAAAACAGCACTTCGTGTCCTGGAAAAACAAGGCAAAGTTTCCAGGACGGGTACCGGTAAAAAGAATAGCCCCTTTATCTACGAAGTTCCCTCTAAGGACATCTCAAAAGGAACTTCCAATGGCTAA